The window TGACCCTGGCGGCGGTCCTGGTGTTCGGAGGCGCGGTGGGCAAGTCGGCCCAGGTGCCCCTGCACGTGTGGCTGCCCGACGCCATGGAGGGCCCCACGCCGGTCTCGGCCCTCATCCACGCCGCCACCATGGTGGCGGCGGGGGTGTACCTGGTGGCCCGCACCTTCCCCCTGTTCGCCGCCTCCCCCGACCACGCCGCCCTGCAGGTGGTGGCGGTCATCGGCGGCATCACCGCCCTCATGGCGGCCACCATCGGGGTGGTGCAGGACGACATCAAGCGGGTCCTGGCCTACTCCACCATCAGCCAGCTGGGCTACATGATGATGGGCCTGGGGGTGGGCGGCTACACCGCCGGCGTGTTCCACCTGGTGACCCACGCCTTCTTCAAGGCGCTGCTGTTCCTGGCGGCCGGGTCGGTCATTCATGCGGTGCACACCAACGACATCAAGCAGATGGGCGGGCTGGCCCGATCCATGCCGGTGACCTACGGGACCATGCTGGTGGGCGCCCTGGCCCTGGCGGGGGTGCCGCCCTTTGCGGGGTTCTGGAGCAAGGACGAGATCCTGCTGGAGGCCGCCCACCGGGCGCCGGCCCTGTACGGCCTGGGGGCGGCCGGCGCGTTCGTCACGGCGTTCTACATCTTCCGGATGATCTTCTACACCTTCACCGGCGCCCCGGGGCACGCGGCGCAGCACGCCCACGAGTCTCCCCGGGTGATGACGGTGCCCCTGGTGGTGCTGGCGGTCTTCGCCACGGTGATCGGACTGGTGGGGGCGCCCTGGCCGGGGGTGGGCAACCTGTTCCAGCGCTTCGTGCACCTGGAGGAGGCCGAGGCGGCGGCCTTCGATCCGGCCTTCGCCCTGCAGTCCACCGGCATCGCCCTGGCCGGCATCCTGGCCGCGGCGGTGGTGTACCGCTGGCAGTGGGTCCGCTCGGCGACGCTGCGCCGGGTTCTGGCGCCCCTGTACGCGGTGCTGGTGCACAAGTACTGGTGGGATGAGCTGTACGCGTGGGCGGTGGTGCGCCCGCTGCTGTGGGCGGCCCGGCAGCTGCGGACGTTCGACCTGTACGTCATCGACGGGCTCGTCAACGCCGTGGGCGTGGTCTTCGTGGGGATCGCCCGCCTGTATCGGCTGTTCGACCTGTATGTGGTGGACGGCATCGTGAACCTGGTGGGGTGGGTGACCGGCCTGCTGGGGGCGACCCTG is drawn from Armatimonadota bacterium and contains these coding sequences:
- the nuoL gene encoding NADH-quinone oxidoreductase subunit L, producing MLALAWLIPLLPFAAFWAIVFWGRRLPGEGAYVAVGSLAASALLSVGVLAQVLAGATAQAALTWAVGGDRVFAVGYRVDPLTAVMLTVVTVVGLLIFIYSIGYMHGDPRYPRFFAYLSLFAAAMLTLVLADDFLLLYVGWEGVGLCSYLLIGFWFERPAAARASLKAFVTTRVGDFFMFLGILLLFWQVGSLRFDDILEAAASGRLAGPLLTLAAVLVFGGAVGKSAQVPLHVWLPDAMEGPTPVSALIHAATMVAAGVYLVARTFPLFAASPDHAALQVVAVIGGITALMAATIGVVQDDIKRVLAYSTISQLGYMMMGLGVGGYTAGVFHLVTHAFFKALLFLAAGSVIHAVHTNDIKQMGGLARSMPVTYGTMLVGALALAGVPPFAGFWSKDEILLEAAHRAPALYGLGAAGAFVTAFYIFRMIFYTFTGAPGHAAQHAHESPRVMTVPLVVLAVFATVIGLVGAPWPGVGNLFQRFVHLEEAEAAAFDPAFALQSTGIALAGILAAAVVYRWQWVRSATLRRVLAPLYAVLVHKYWWDELYAWAVVRPLLWAARQLRTFDLYVIDGLVNAVGVVFVGIARLYRLFDLYVVDGIVNLVGWVTGLLGATLRYVQTGRAHNYLLAIALGVIVLALVGLVR